Proteins from a genomic interval of Trichoderma breve strain T069 chromosome 2, whole genome shotgun sequence:
- a CDS encoding rmlD substrate binding domain-containing protein: MAAWEANDRLDDHFQQPRFLIWGGNGWIAGQLKRLLEEQGQEVHTTTIRMENREAVLSELFLIRPTHVLNAAGCTGRPNVDWCEDNKSQTVRSNVIGTLNLADACFQAKIHCTIFATGCVYQYDQTHPIGGGGYTEEDRPNFEGSFYSLTKSHVEPILSSYSNCLILRLRMPVSDDLHPRNFVTKLLGYERVVDIPNSNTILHDLLPASIILAEHGETGVYNFTNPGSISHNEVLRLFKEIVRPDFSWKNFTLEEQAKVIKAGRSNCTLDTTKLVAKLGEYKYGIPEIHEAYKRCFKRMKAAGIK; the protein is encoded by the exons ATGGCAGCTTGGGAAGCAAACGACCGTCTTGATGACCATTTCCAGCAGCCACGCTTCCTCATATGGGGAGGCAATGGTTGGATTGCGGGTCAGTTGAAGCGCCTTCTGGAGGAGCAGGGCCAAGAAGTTCACACGACAACAATCCGTATGGAAAATCGAGAGGCTGTGCTTTCGGAACTCTTCCTTATCAGGCCAACACACGTTCTGAATGCTGCCGGATGCACTGGGAGACCAAATGTCGACTGGTGTGAAGACAACAAGTCCCAGACGGTACGATCCAATGTCATTGGCACATTGAACTTGGCAGATGCTTGCTTTCAAGCAAAGATCCATTGTACCATCTTCGCTACTGGCTGTGTGTATCAGTACGACCAGACGCACCCCATCGGAGGGGGTGGTTATACGGAAGAGGACCGCCCAAACTTTGAAGGAAGCTTTTACTCTTTGACCAAGAGCCACGTGGAGCCG ATCCTCAGCAGCTACTCCAACTGCCTCATCCTTCGTCTTCGCATGCCTGTTAGCGATGACCTTCATCCGCGAAACTTTGTGACAAAGCTCCTTGGCTACGAGAGAGTGGTTGACATTcccaacagcaacaccaTACTGCATGATCTTCTGCCTGCTTCCATCATTCTTGCAGAGCATGGTGAGACTGGCGTCTACAACTTTACCAACCCGGGTTCTATCTCTCATAACGAGGTTCTCAGGCTCTTCAAGGAAATTGTGAGGCCAGACTTTAGCTGGAAGAACTTTACCTTGgaagagcaagcaaaagtTATCAAGGCTGGCCGCAGCAACTGCACACTGGACACGACCAAGCTGGTTGCCAAGCTTGGGGAGTATAAATATGGGATTCCCGAGATTCACGAAGCCTACAAGAGGTGCTTCAAGCGCATGAAAGCCGCGGGAATCAAATGA
- a CDS encoding squalene/phytoene synthase domain-containing protein, with amino-acid sequence MGAIYYLLHPGELRSIIQWKVWHEPVNRRDPSTECATLQECFRFLNLTSRSFSAVIQELNHELLVPVTLFYLVLRGLDTIEDDMTIPLSTKVPMLRNFHVTMEQDGWQYHESKEKDRELLEKFDCVITELKKIKKPYYEIIKDMTIKMGNGMADYAQNTYMIENGVQTIEEYELYCHYVAGLVGEGLTRLFVASKLANPKLAERPSLTESMGQFLQKTNIIRDIHEDWQDGRRWYPKEIWSKHVDRWEDLFDPKYQKQGVECISAMVLDALKHVEECLFYMAGMRDQSAFNFVAIPQGMAIATLEICFRNPAVLQRNVKITKGDACQIMLESTQNLQTLCEVFRRYARRIQKKNDPRDPSYLAISSQCAKIEQFIESLFPKQDPKKLAQEAKEKQTQEPGLTTSETAIMIAVVLGVLLTMTGVMVGIAWFLGAKFDNTLADTAKLFGNSAASAAPSITGARDEL; translated from the exons ATGGGCGCCATCTACTATTTATTGCACCCAGGCGAACTGCGTTCCATCATTCAATG GAAGGTATGGCACGAGCCTGTGAACCGCCGCGACCCCAGCACCGAATGTGCGACACTACAAGAATGTTTCCGCTTCTTGAACTTGACAAGCCGTAGTTTTTCGGCCGTCATCCAAGAACTCAACCACGAGCTTCTTGTCCCTGTGACTCTCTTCTATTTGGTGTTACGTGGCCTCGATACCATCGAGGATGACATGACCATTCCCCTCTCTACAAAGGTCCCCATGCTGCGGAACTTCCATGTGACAATGGAACAGGATGGCTGGCAATACCACGAgagcaaggagaaggaccgAGAACTTCTGGAAAAGTTTGACTGCGTCATTACTgagctcaagaagatcaagaagcctTATTATGAAATCATTAAGGATATGACCATCAAAATGGGCAATGGTATGGCAGACTACGCACAAAACACCTACATGATCGAAAACGGTGTGCAGACGATTGAGGAATACGAGCTGTACTGCCACTACGTTGCAGGATTGGTTGGTGAAGGCCTGACGCGACTATTTGTGGCTTCTAAGCTTGCCAACCCAAAGCTGGCCGAGAGGCCCTCTTTGACCGAATCCATGGGTCAGTTTTTGCAGAAGACGAATATTATCCGTGATATTCACGAAGATTGGCAAGACGGCCGACGATGGTATCCAAAGGAGATTTGGAGCAAACACGTTGACCGATGGGAAGATCTGTTCGACCCCAAGTATCAGAAACAAGGAGTGGAGTGCATATCAGCCATGGTGCTCGACGCTCTGAAGCACGTTGAAGAGTGTCTGTTCTACATGGCGGGTATGAGGGATCAAAGTGCCTTCAACTTTGTTGCCATTCCACAAGGCATGGCCATTGCTACTTTGGAGATTTGCTTTAGAAACCCAGCTGTGCTGCAGAGGAACGTCAAGATCACCAAGGGAGACGCTTGCCAGATCATGCTGGAAAGCACCCAGAACCTTCAAACTCTTTGTGAGGTCTTCCGAAGATATGCCCGGCGCAttcagaagaagaacgatCCTCGCGATCCCAGCTACTTGGCAATCAGCTCACAATGCGCCAAG ATTGAGCAATTTATCGAATCCTTGTTCCCCAAGCAAGACCCCAAGAAATTGGCccaggaggccaaggagaagcagacGCAAGAACCTGGCTTGACTACCAGTGAGACTGCCATTATGATTGCTGTtgttcttggtgttttgttgACTATGACGGGCGTGATG GTTGGCATTGCTTGGTTCCTCGGCGCCAAGTTCGATAATACTCTGGCCGACACGGCGAAGCTGTTTGGCAACAGCGCCGCCAGCGCTGCGCCTTCAATAACGGGCGCTCGCGACGAATTGTAA
- a CDS encoding subtilase family domain-containing protein, translated as MAPFNTMLAYLLMVVAPLAAAMPFHNRHSLSPQTHTHSALNMTHLMSVVINPHAKNIIPGRYIVVYNNTFGDAAISAKQAQFATAIAKRNLGKRDGLGNLLSTEIHSFQLHTWRAMALDADNDMIKSIFDAEEVAYIEADTKVQNTALVAQTNATPGLIRLSNKDVGGQNYIFDNSAASGMTAYVVDTGIRVTHTEFEGRATFGANFVNTNDTDENGHGSHVAGTIGGATFGVAKNIKLVAVKVLDASGSGSNSGVLNGMQFVINDVQTKKLAGKAVMNMSLGGSFSTAVNNAITALANAGIVPVVAAGNENQDTANTSPGSAPQAITVGAIDATNDVRASFSNFGAGVDIYAPGVNVLSVGIKSDIDTATLSGTSMATPHVAGLAAYLMALEGVTNVDDVSNLIKNLATKTGATVQQNVAGTTDLIANNANL; from the exons ATGGCGCCCTTCAACACCATGCTCGCATATCTTCTGATGGTCGTGGCCCCTCTGGCCGCGGCTATGCCTTTCCATAACCGTCACTCGCTGAGCCCtcaaacacacacacatagCGCTCTCAACATGACCCATCTCATGAGCGTCGTCATCAACCCTCACGCGAAGAACATCATCCCTGGCCGCTACATTGTCGTCTACAACAACACCTTCGGTGATGCCGCCATCTCTGCTAAGCAAGCTCAGTTTGCTACCGCCATCGCCAAGCGCAACCTCGGGAAGCGTGATGGCCTCGGCAACCTGCTGTCCACCGAGATCCACTCCTTCCAGCTTCACACCTGGCGCGCCATGGCCCTCGATGCCGACAACGACATgatcaagagcatcttcGACGCCGAGGAGGTTGCTTACATCGAGGCCGACACCAAGGTCCAGAACACCGCCCTCGTTGCCCAGACCAATGCCACCCCTGGCCTGATCCGTCTCTCCAACAAGGACGTTGGTGGTCAGAACTACATCTTCGACAactctgctgcttctggcaTGACTGCCTACGTTGTCGACACCGGCATCCGCGTTACCCACACTGAGTTCGAGGGCCGTGCCACCTTTGGAGCCAACTTTGTCAACACCAAC GACACCGATGAGAACGGTCACGGCAGCCACGTCGCCGGTACCATTGGTGGCGCTACCTTTGGCGTTgccaagaacatcaagcTTGTTGCCGTCAAGGTCCTCGATGCCAGCGGCTCTGGCAGCAACTCTGGTGTTTTGAACGGCATGCAGTTCGTCATCAACGACGTCCAGACCAAGAAGCTCGCCGGCAAGGCTGTTATGAACATGTCTCTCGGCGGCTCCTTCTCTACTGCTGTCAACAATGCCATCACTGCTCTGGCCAACGCCGGTATTGTCCCCGTTGTCGCTGCCGGTAACGAGAAC CAAGATACTGCCAACACCTCTCCTGGCTCTGCCCCTCAGGCCATCACCGTCGGTGCCATTGACGCCACGAATGATGTTCgtgccagcttctccaacttcggtgctggtgttgatatCTACGCCCCCGGTGTTAATGTTCTCAGCGTTGGCATCAAGTCTGATATCGACACTGCGACTCTCAGCGGTACCTCCATGG CTACTCCTCACGTTGCCGGTCTTGCCGCCTACCTGATGGCTCTCGAGGGCGTCACCAACGTCGACGATGTCAGcaacctcatcaagaacCTCGCTACCAAGACTGGTGCCACTGTCCAGCAGAACGTTGCTGGTACCACCGACCTCATtgccaacaacgccaaccTCTAA